The sequence below is a genomic window from Felis catus isolate Fca126 chromosome A2, F.catus_Fca126_mat1.0, whole genome shotgun sequence.
GATTCCAGACACCCAGCTCCTCTCTTGGACCCAGGTATCCCAGACCCATCCAGCAGAAACCGTCTCTTTATTTCAGATAGTCTCCTTGTCCACCATGTCACCCTGAAGCCAGGACAAGCCATAACGGGCCAAATTGGAGTCCAGACTAGTCCCAGCCTGCACCCTGGGGAGGGGTCCCCAAGAATCTTCTGACCCAGGCCCCCAGACTGCTTCTCCTGACAAAAactgccccacccccctcggGCCTCAGCCTGGAGGGCTCTTTGGGTCAGGGGACACTGGACCCTCCTGTCCATTTCTGCCCAGGGTGTGTCGACCAGACAGTGTCTATACGCCCAGGGTTTTCTTCATGGCCTCATACACCACATAGCTGATGCCACCTGCTGGCAACACCTTCAGTAAGGTGGGAGTCATGCCTCGGTACAGCCCAGGCCAACCCTGCTGGGCCAGGATCCGCCGGAAGATTCCACACATGGTGGGGTTTGATCCCTTCACGGTGTCTGTGGAAACAGGGGAAAGCTTAGAGTTGATCCAGTCTCCTGGGGGGCTAGAATGTTGCGGGGTGGGTGAAGCCAGGGGCAGAGGTGTGAGGGTCAGTTGGGAAGGAGTCTGGAAGGCTTTTAGAGGAAATTGGTCACTTTGGGGAGAGTGAGAAGATCAACTCAGGCAGTTTTAAGGATTTGTTTTTAGGAGCATCCTAAAAAACATTCAGGCTTATTTGGGAGGGAGCTTCTGAGATCTCCCAGAGACTTGGCAAGCGTGCTAAGGGGTAGTTTGGGGATATTTTTAAGATTAGGGTAGTGAACTGAGGACCTGTTTGGATGTTTGTGGATTGGTTCAGGGGCTGAGAGTCCATTTGGGGAAGCCACATTTGGGGAGTGTCCAGGTTAGTGGGGGCAGTGGTTATGACATCTTCCTATGGCATCGGGACATCTAAGAGTCAGATTTAGCAAATTTAGGAACTTCAGGAATTTTGACTTTTGGAGCCAATAAGAGCTGGGTCTGTTTTGAAGAAGTTGAGGGACATTTTGGGGGAAACTATGACTGGAGGCCATTATGGGGGCCTGGGTCATGTTTGGGGACATTTGTGGGGGTCAGTTGAACTAAGTGAACTAAAATGTTCGTTTTAGTGGTTTGTAGGTTAATTTCAGGGCTGGGATCAGATTTGGGGGTGAGTCTTGGTGGGTTCAGAGGTCAGCAAAGTTGGCCAGGATCAGATGTGGAGAGTTTAGGAGTCAGTTTCAGGGGATGAGAAAGTTCAGAGTCAAGGCCGAGGGGAGGGGCATGTCCAGTGGCTAGTGGCGCTAGTCTGACCTTGGGCCTGCATCCTGGTGCGCACCAGAGTCAGCGGGTAACTGGCCATCTGGCCACAGGTCGTGGACAGCGTCACAGATGACAGACTGACCAGGCCACTAGGATTCTCCATGTCCctgcccgacttcagccagaaaCACCTGAGCGTCTGCGAAAGAAAGGAGTCAGGAGGACGTTCACGACGGGCCTGGGTTCATACCACTCCTggccctccccgccccggggTGGGGGACCCGCACCTCGTAGACGGCCAGGTCGGTGCAGGCATAGGGGATGATCCCAAGCATGTTGGGCAGGTAGCCGCGGTATAGGGCACGGGTGCCCTCCCGCTCCAGGATCTGCCACGCACAGTCCAGCAGCCCCTTGTACTGGCCGGTCCGGCGCAGGGTCAGCCGCGTCTTCAGCACCTGGGGagcgggaggagggaggtggcttACCTGAATGTGCCCATTGACCCTCAGCAGCGGCTGTCATCTCCATCCTACAGCTGAAGAAGCTGAAGCTCAAAATGCACAGAGCTGAGTTTCAAAGCCAGAGCCGTCCGACCCCTTGGCCCGTGTGTGATCTCGAGCCAGGGTTCAGAAGCTCAAGTGCTGACGGAGGTCGGGAGGCTAACGGAAGCGATGTGGACCGAGTGGGGGCTGTGGCCGCTTACCCCTAGCGGCAGCCAGACATAATGCCATGGGAATGCAGAGCCCAGGTGGCCAGATTTGCCAGTTTTCCAAGAGGAGCCAGACATGGGGATTTGTATGAAATGCCccgacatggggcgcctgggtggcgcagtcggttaagcgtccgacttcagccaggtcacgatctcgcggtccgtgagttcgagccccgcgtcaggctctgggctgatggctgggagcctggagcctgtttccgattctgtgtctccctctctctctgcccctcccccgttcatgctctgtctctctctgtcccaaaaataaaaaaataaataaaaacgttgaaaaaaaaaatgccccgaCATCAAAATATTGGCCACTCCACAATTGCACACCAAGTGCAGTAGGCAGGATTCTAAGGTGGTCCGCAAGAGGTTCCCACCCCCTGATGTGTAtgcccccccgccctccccccccgaCCTTGATAATGTGCTAGACTTGTAAATAGGATTGGGTATCACTCCCCTTGACAAGTTACATGACATGATGAATGAaagtgaagggattttgcagatgtaatggaGGTCCTTAAGCAGTTGGCTTTAAGTGAAACGGCACAAATTGTGCTGGGTGGGCCTGACCAAATCAGGtgagcctttttattttatttaaaaaaattttttttaatgtttatttatttttgagacagagagagacagagcatgaacaggggaggggcagagagagagggagacacagaatctgaaatgggctccaggctctgagctgtcagcacagagcccgacgcggggctcgaacttacagaccgtgagatcatgacctgagccaaagtcggacgcttaactgactgagccacccaggcgccccaggtgagCCTTTTAAAGGAGTCTGCTGCCAGAGACAGAAGAAATCAGAGAGATTTGGGAGCATTCCAGACACTCTTTAGTTCGTCTTAAACAAGCAGGCTGTTGTGGAGCGGACCACATGGCAGGGAACAGTGGGTGGCCTCTAGGAGCTgaggacctcagtcctacaaccataAGAAACTGAATCCTGCCGGGGTGCTggtacctcagttggttaagcttctaactttGGTTCAGtttacaatctcacagttcatgagttcgagccccatgtcaggctctgtgctgagagctcggagcctggagcctgcttcagattctaggtctctctctctctctctctctctgcccctcccccacttgtgcacttgtgagctctctctctaaaaaaaaaaagaaggaaagaaagaaaagaaaaggaaaggaaaggaaaggaaagaaaaaacagtccTGCCAATGACCAGGAATCTTGTCCGAAGACCCAGGCCTCTCATGGGTTCATTGTTGCCCAaccagcaccttgatttcagcctgatGGGACCCTGAACAGAAAACCCGACTAGctgggcgcctgggcggctctgtctctgcccctccccaacttgtgctgtgtgtgtctctcaaaaataaaaataaaaacattaaaaaaaaaaaaaaagaagacccgaATAGCCAGTGCCCAGGTATGACCCACAGAGAAACATAATAAATCTGTATCACTTGAGGCCACTGAGTCTGTGGCAGTTTGTTAGGTAGCAACAGCACACAAATATCCTGGAGGAAATTTAACTAGTCAAGGGCAAgaattatatggaaaaaaaatttttttttaaagaccgtTAGAGCACATAAAAGGAGATGTGaacaaatggaaatgttttccaTTGCTAAAAAATACCAATAGGTGACTTTGTTTTCTGAACTAGACAAGTTACTCCTAAAGTTTATATGGGAGACCCAACAGGAATGACCtgataaagaagagaaaggatgggGCGGTGGTGAGAAACCATAAGATCAAGCCTCAAAAATTAAAGACAGTAGGTAaagctacaggggtgcctggctggctcagttggggggagcacgcaactcttgagctcagggtcgtgagtttaagacccacgttgggtgtagagatcacttaagataagttaataaaataaagaaatggaggcaaAACTATATCGACAGTAAAAtgattggtggtttccagggattcaggagggaagcaggaaggggtGAGTCAGTGGAACACAGAGGATCTTTCGGGCAGTGGAACGACTCTGTATGACCCTGTAGTGgcagatacatgtcattatacatttgtacaAACTCATAGAACATACAACACAAGGAGCAAACCTAATGGCAACTACGGGCTTTAGTAATAATGTATctatatatggggcgcctgggtggcgcagtcggttaagcgtctgacttcagccaggtcacgatctcgcggtccgtgagttcgagccctgcgtcaggctctgggctgatggctcggagcctggagcctgtttccgattctgtgtctccctctctctctgcccctcccccgttcatgctctgtctctctctgtcccaaaaataaataaacgttaaaaaaaattttttttttaaataatgtatctaTATCAGCTCATGGattgcaacaaatgtaccaccCCCGGCGCGATGTTAATAGCAGACACTTTGTACATGTGGAGAGAGGTGTAAGGGACCTCTGTACTTCCTGctccatttttctgtaaatctaaaactgctgtacaaaaataaaatcttaattgtCACCccgcacccacccacccacccacccaaagaaagaaaaaagacatgagTGTGTGGACAGACCCTCCTGAGCAGGGAGACGAAAGCCAAAATtacacccaaacacacacagttTAGTAAATGACACAGGTGGCATCTTGGGTCAttgaagagaaaaggaggggacCCATCCAGTAGATAGACGTGGGGAGCATCTGGAATAAAGGTTTGACACACACCTCctaggaaggagaggaggaggaggagggggggaagagggagataaGGAGGAGGAAAAGTAGTAGCCACTGGGAGCTGGTTTtcaccttctttcttcttccacgaGGTATGCTCTTACCTCCATGGGGTTGATGAGCGTCTGGGAGGTGGCCACAGCTAGGGAGCCGGCAAGGAGCCGTTCCTGAATGGGTGGGGACCCGTGCACGCCGCAGAAGTAATTCTTAcactgggggaggagagaggagcaggagagaacCGCTCACCAGCTTCCTAGCTGGAACCCACCCTGGGTCTGGGGCCAGAGGGTGCAGGTGTGTCTTGGGTAGGGATCTGGGCTCGTGAGGGGTGTCAGACAGGTGTGGGTCGAAGGGTGGGGCTGGAGAAAGCAGGCCGTCCCCGCCCACCTGTTCAAAGACCGAGAACTTGATGGCATACTCGGGGGCAATCTTGAGGACGTTGATGCCATTGCCCCGCCACAAGGAGCGGAAGCCCCCCTCCTGGACCATGCTTCGGAGCCCCCCCAGCAGGTTCATGAAGTTAGTCTTGGAGGAGTAGACCTGCGGGGAGGGAGGCCCCGGCCCTGTgaggagcaccccccccccccgccctgatCTCCCCCTCCATCCCAGCTTGGAGCTCAACCCCATCCTGTCCCCACTCTGTCCCTGGCCAGCCCCACAGTTCTGTGACGCAGCACACACACCCGGAGGCCCatctcctcatcttcctctcctCGCCAGGCCCAGTTTGCCTTCAAGGCCATCCGAAGACCCTGCCCCCAATTCCCTTACCCCCAGTTCAACCTGCGCATGGCACTGCCCTCTCAGTTCCTCCAGCCCCAGTTCGTGCCGCCTCCACGTTGGCTCCCGTTCTACCCTCGCTCTTCTCTCCATTCAGCCTTCTCCTGACTCCCAACCCTCGTCCcggccccaccctcacccccaacctGACCtccatcatctctctccctctggctctctcctctccacctccGTCCAACCCCACCCCGAGGGCTCCCGCGCCGCACTCTACGCGCACCTGCATATACACCTTGGCTCGGTCCAGAGGGGCCGTGCCGGTGCGGGATACCGCGCCTGCCATGGCTCCTGAGAGCAGAAACTTCCAGAGGGCCCCCTCGCTATCCACTTCGAGGACATCCACGGGGACCATCAGCTGCTCTCCTGTGTCCAGCACCTGTAGGGCAGACCCAGCTCCCACCCACACTATGAGCCAGGTTGGAGCTCTTTCCTCGAATCTCCAGAAAGCCCTCCAGGTGAGAGGCCCACCCCAGTCCCCACTGCTTCAAGTTGGGGCTGCAGGTCCGCTCGGAGGAGAGTGGGTCATGCAGAGGGGGCAGGCAGCATGGCCTTCTAGCCCAGcggccaggctgggggggggggggcgggtgctggTAGACCTACAGTTCCCAAACTCACCTGCTGTGATGGGAGATGCTCCAGGTCATTTTCACGGACATGCCCAAACACATACCCATACACGTGTGTACAGCCCGGGTtccgggaggggggcgggggtgggcttggaggtggggctttggtGAATAAGGCCTTGACCCTCTTAAACAGGGTCTGGACCCTCAAGCAAGGCTTCTGAGCCCCCTCGGGTCGGGCTCCCATGCAGCTGGAGGGTTAGGACGCCCAGATTCAAAACCCAGCAACCATGTGGGAGAGCCACCTTGTCAATTTGGGTACCAGAGCATGATGAGGTCACAGAGGCCCTTGTGACCTCACTGGATATGGTGGGTAGAATAAGGGTGTCCCCCACAAAATGCCCACATCCAAATCCCTCTAAACCCACGAACTTGTCATGTTACACGGCAAAGGGGAAAGTAAATTTGCCGGAGGAATTAGGGTCGCTAACCCAACCAGCTGATGAGACGGAGAGATTATTCTGGATCGACTGCATGGGTCCAGTCTGACCTCCTGAGTCCTTAAACAGTGAAGAGGGAAGTACAGCATTCGGTGTTCGAAGGATTCAGTGTAAGAAGGACTCGACCGAGCTTTGCTGGCGTTGCAGGTGGGGGGAGGCATCCGCCAGCCCCCGAGTGCGGGCAGACCCTCCTCGAAGCTGGAAAAGGCCAGGAagcagattctcccctggagTCTCCAGAAGGAGCTTGACTTTGGCCCCGTGAGATTCATGTCAGACCTCTGACCTCTAGAACAATAGACTTGTGTTGCttgaagccaccaagtttgtggtcatttgttagaGCAGCCGTAGGAAACTAACACACTGGGTTTTGTTGTCATGGCAATGGGAGACAGAAGTGAGGGAGAATGGGAGGGTTCTGGAGTtctgggagggagagacacagttGGTCCCCCAAATAAGGCAGGCCGTAGGGTTGGAGGCAGCccgggtttgaatcccatctaggACAACTCTtgctgtgtgtgaccttgggataCTCGCTTtacttctctgagtttcagtttctgcATTTGTAAATCGGAAGTAATGCTAAGCCCTACCGCATGGAGTCAATGGGCTCTAAGGAGTCTTCAGGGGGAGAACACCCATCCTCCAAGTGGTTTGGTTCAAAAATCTTGATGTCATCCGtgattcctccctctctctcatgcacacGCTGTCAGCAAATCCTGGCTTAACCTTTAACATACACCCAGAATCTGGATGCTTCTAACCACGTCTCGGGCCTCCACGCTGGTCCAGCCCCATGATGGGTCCCCCGGACAGGTGCCGTCATGGCCACTCTGATCCCTCCCACTCTCACCCCCCAGTCTGTCCTCCCCACAGTGGCCACCAGAGGACACCAGTGAGCACCTGAGTCCCgtcctgccctcctctgcccacagccCTCCAGGGCTCCCACCACCCCAGGTAGAAGCCTAAGTCCTCCCTGAGGCCCACCACACCCTGCACAACCTGTCccgccccctctgccctccctccctccctccctctttcccccttgcCCACTCTGCTTCAGCCCCACgggcctccttcctcttcctccaacaCGCCAGGCATGATGCTGCCCCAGGGCCCTTGCACTGGCTCTcttctctgcctagaatgctgtTTTCCTAGACATCGCCATGCTGCCTCCCTCGCTGTCTTTAAATCCTTATGCAAACATCTCCTCCCTGATGCTGCCTctgaccaccctatttaaaatttaaactctGCCCTGTAGGATTTCAtatcccccttccctcctttgttGGTATCTGTAGCATCTTTGTTTCCCACATGGCTACATATTCACTCACGTGTGTTATTATTGTTTCTCGCTCCCCACTGGAATGTGGGGTCTACGAGAGCAATGGTGGTTGTCTGTTTCACTCACTTCTGTGTCCCATGTCCAAAACCGGGTCTGGCACCAAGTAAGGGTCCGGCAAGTAGATGGTGAATAGGTGAAGAAGGTAACACATCCAAGAGCTTAGCACacttgctcaataaatgtaagtTCTTTTCCCTCTAAAGATGTTAGTTGAAGCACctcttattttggggagacatagaaagagaaaaagcagtcTTTCTGGTGTCACACTGCATATCCGCAGGGCCTCCTAAGTCCCAACCAGCATAATGGAATGCAAGAATGTGAACAAGAAAACAGACGTTAACGGACCCGATTCAATCCAATCAAAGTGGTAATACTCGATGCTGGTGTGACTGAAGTAAAACTAGTAATGCTCATTCCTTGTTGGTGGCTGTGTCTATCGCATACGAGTTTTCTGGTGGCATGATCCTGGAATAGTCCTAGCCTTTGGCCCAGCGATCCTGCTTCTGGGCATTGATCCTCAGGACATAATTTAAAGGAAGTAAAAGTACAACATAGCCAGGTTTCATTTCTTAGTTGAGTGTGTGGAAAATCATGTCTATGTATGTGTACGTGTATCGGTTAGCTACAGCTGCATGACAAAGTACCCCAACTGTAGCAGCTTAAAACACAGAGAAGATGGTTATCTGCAGTGCCTTTTATAATCTCTTCTTGGTAGTAACATACTATCACTGCTGTTGGATCCTCTTGGTCATACAGACTCTCCTTGGTTCAGTGAGAGAGGGGACTACCCAAGAATGAGTTCTAGGAGGAAGAGATCCTTGGGGAAcatcttggttttttttggtttgcttgttttttgtttttcctttttttttttttttaacgtgtattcatttttgagagacaaagacagagcgtgagcgggggaggggcagagagagagggagacacagaatccgaagcccggctccaggctctgagctgtcagcacagagcccgacgtggggctcgaactcatggactgcgagatcatgacctgagctgaagttggatgcttaaatgactgagccacccaggcaccctgggaacaTCTTGGAGGGTGACTATCATGGTCCACATAGGAAAAAGGttggtaattaaaaatttttttaatgtttatttttgagagacagagacagagtgcaagtgggggagggccagagagagagggagacacagaatcccagtcaggctccaggccgtgagctgtcagcacagagcctgacgcggggctcgaactcacgatccgagccgaagttggactcttaaccgattgagccacccaggggccccatgttTGGTCACTTAAAGACAGGCAGAAATTGGACTGAGTCTACAGGCTGAGGAACAGTGTCAGCGACTGccaaaagctggaagaggcaagaaggaTCCTCCCCTAAAGTCTCTTCAGAGGGATCATGACCctctgatttcagacttctagactTCAGAACGGGGCAgacaataaattcctgttgtttcttATTCACGATATAGCccaaagtggaagcaacccagtgTCTCTCGTTGGATGAAGGGTAAACAGGATGTGGTCCATCCATACAACGAAATAacgttcagccttaaaaaggaaagacatcCTGGCACCTGTTACATCGCGGATGGACCCTGAGGACATTGTGCTCAGTGagaaaagccagtcacaaaaggacttCATGACCTCCCTCACAGGAGGTCCCTAGAGGAGCCCTGtccacagaaacagagaggggatggtgggagccaggggtggggagtCAGTGCTTCATGGGGACGGGGTCTCagtctggggagatggaaagttctggagatgggttgTGGGGGTGGCTGCACAACCATGTAATGTGCTTGACTGAGCTGTATACTTCAAACTGGTTAGGATGAGGGGCACCAactcagttgagcctctgactcgatttcggctcaggtcatgatcttggggtttgtgagtttgagccgtgcGTCCAGTTCtccactgacagcactgagccagcttgggattctctctctctctctctctctctctctctctctctctcagaacaaacacatatttaaaaaaaatggttaagatggtaaattttacgtgtattttaccacaataaaaaaatatttcaatctaAAGCATTTGCCATTTTAAGGCCCCAGTTGGTGGTAATTTACAGCCCTGGGCAAACAAATACCCTTGTGTAATTAGAGTACTGGAAAAATCCAAAGGGCTCATGAATGTGGATTTCTCACTGCCCCCACTTTACAGCTAtggaaattgaggcttaaagaGGGAGTCACTTCCTGGTCTCCCGGAACTGCGTGGTGCGACGGAGGACGGCccatgtccctcccctgctgggtaGTTTGAGgcggtccccccccaccccttttcagCAAAAACCACAACGAAAGAGCTTAGAAAGTGTATCCTTTTGCTCTTTCCTTGGAAATAACACACACAGGCGGGGAGGTGAGACACGGTGTaggtgggaaggggaggtgggggggggtcctCCAGCCCCCTGAAACAACACAGCTCCTCTTTTGCAGTCCTCTAATGGGGTTCCCCAAAGACTTGGGAGGAGTGAAGGGAGGGGGTCCCCAGTTATGCTAAGCTCAGAATCCAACTATAAAGTGCAGAATGTACAGGGTagtggggggtgctggggggggggcttgggtTATTTGAGGGGGAAGGAATGTCTGCTCCTCTCTGGTAGAAAAATAGACGTAGACTGAGTTTGGGGATTTGGCCTGTTTGTTTTGCAGAAGCAGATGCTGGGCTCCAGGGAAGGCTAGTCCGGGTAGACTTCCTCCTGGCTCCCAACcctgaagcctggggagaggcTGGCAGTGCTAGGGTGGGTTTGGGGGGGGGTCCCCTTAATGCGTCCCCAGCCTCAGACTGCCCCCTTGCCAGCCCCCAAGAAAGAGTGACTGGGGGTTATCGTTAGCCTAAAGGTGGGAAGGGGACGGAGGACATTGCAGAGCATTTCGGGGGAGCAGTTTCCCCAGGGGCCAGAGGCGTAGCCATGCTGGGTAGGTGGTGGGGGTGTCCAGCCTCTGTCTAGGGTGTGGGAGGGACCTCTCCTTCCTGTGCTGCCAGCTTTTAGATGGGTCAGGACTTTGGACAAGTCCCAAGAAGGAGGTCAGGACCTGGGCTTCCCGCAGGCTCCTTAGACCATGGGCTTTGTGTCACGGGGAGTGGGGagggccctgggctctggggtGTGTCTGGGACGGGGGCGTGTGGGGTCCAGGATGTTGTGATTGGCCTATTGGGATCTATCTAGGCTTAGAGTCTGAGCGCTCAGGATCCAGTGCCTTGGGAGGATTCCGGTCAGAATCCAGGGGTTAAGGGGCTGGGATCCAGTGCTTGGAAGGGTCGGGGTCTCCTTCCTATGGGTGAGGTTTCAGCATCCAGTGCCTGTGGTGAAGGGGTTGGGGCCCAACAGCTGCAGTCGCCGGGACCCACGCGCTCTGCCGCTGGGCTCTCACATTGTGGATTTAGAAGCCAGGATCCAGCCGGTCAGGGCTTGGGAATCCGAGATCCGGTGGTTGGGGGTTGAGGGCGTAGTGGTTGAAATGTATGGAATCCAGTAGTCAAAGCGGAGGGATCCGGGACTCGGTGTCAAGGCAAAGGAATTCGGGAATCCAGTAGCTGGGGTGAGGGGATCTGGGATCCAGTGGCTGGGGCCCCGGGATCTAGGCATTGCATTGTCAGGATCCGGTGGCTGAGGCTTCTTGATATCCAGAATCCAGTGGCCGAGCTTGGAGATCCAGGGCTGGAAGCATGGGGATCTGGGATCCGCCAGCGGGTTTGGGGATCTAGGACCCGGTGCTGGATCTGGGGCCTGAGGGAGCTGGGGTCTGGGTGTTTAGATATGGTGGGATGTGGTCCTGTGGTTGGGTCACCAGGATCCATTAGTTGGGTTGTAGGGGATCCCCTGGTTAAGACATGGAGGCCCAGGACCCAGCGTgtgtgcgggggtggggagggggcggaagCTGAGACGTGGGGAGCAGGACCCAGTGGATTAGGTGTAGGGATCCTGTGATATGGTGCGGGGGCCCTGGGGTCCATTGGCTGGGCCACCAGTCTCCAGTGGCTGAGGTGTGGGGGGGGTTTCATGATTGGGGTGGGGCAGGCTCTGGATCCCTCACCTGGACGTGACCCCCAGCGCCTGCTTCATGTTCTCGTAGACCACATAGGAGATGCTCACAGCCGGGATAACCTTCATGAAGTTGGGGGCAATGCCCCGGTAGAGGCCCCACACGCCATCTTGGGACAGGATGTGACGGAACAGACCCAGCATGGAGAGCTGGGGGGCGCCC
It includes:
- the SLC25A41 gene encoding mitochondrial carrier protein SCaMC-3L, with amino-acid sequence MGARPEGAQKPCLRVQTLFKRVKALFTKAPPPSPPPPPSRNPGCTHVYGYVFGHVRENDLEHLPSQQVLDTGEQLMVPVDVLEVDSEGALWKFLLSGAMAGAVSRTGTAPLDRAKVYMQVYSSKTNFMNLLGGLRSMVQEGGFRSLWRGNGINVLKIAPEYAIKFSVFEQCKNYFCGVHGSPPIQERLLAGSLAVATSQTLINPMEVLKTRLTLRRTGQYKGLLDCAWQILEREGTRALYRGYLPNMLGIIPYACTDLAVYETLRCFWLKSGRDMENPSGLVSLSSVTLSTTCGQMASYPLTLVRTRMQAQDTVKGSNPTMCGIFRRILAQQGWPGLYRGMTPTLLKVLPAGGISYVVYEAMKKTLGV